From one Flavobacteriales bacterium genomic stretch:
- a CDS encoding UDP-3-O-(3-hydroxymyristoyl)glucosamine N-acyltransferase has protein sequence MTLDKPQTAAEIAALIGAEARGHTQRLVTGLNEINRVGEGDLVYVDHPKWYDKALNSAATTILIDKAVEPPTGKAIIISRDPCRDYNALVKLFMPRAGWGAEGIVIGEGSQVHSSAVIGPHVTIGRDCIIHPNVVIYERTTIGDRVTIHANAVIGADPFYYKKRPSGYDKMEPCGSVVIEDDVEIGALSTIDRGVSADTRIGRGTKMDNHVQVGHDTRIGEHCLFAAHVAIAGACVIEDGVTLWGQVGIPSKLRVGKGAVILGQSGILTDAEAGKTYLGSPAREAKQMMREISLRAKLPEIAKKLGI, from the coding sequence GTGACGCTCGACAAGCCCCAGACCGCCGCTGAGATCGCCGCCCTGATCGGCGCTGAGGCACGCGGCCACACGCAGCGGCTGGTCACCGGCCTGAATGAGATCAACCGCGTGGGCGAGGGCGATCTGGTGTACGTGGACCATCCGAAGTGGTACGACAAAGCCCTGAACAGCGCGGCCACCACCATCCTGATCGACAAGGCCGTGGAGCCGCCCACGGGCAAGGCCATCATCATCAGCCGCGATCCCTGCCGCGATTACAATGCACTGGTGAAGCTCTTCATGCCACGTGCCGGCTGGGGTGCTGAAGGCATCGTGATCGGCGAAGGGTCGCAGGTCCATTCTTCAGCGGTGATCGGACCGCACGTGACCATCGGCCGTGATTGCATCATCCACCCGAACGTGGTGATCTACGAGCGCACCACCATCGGCGACCGCGTGACGATCCACGCCAATGCCGTGATCGGCGCCGACCCCTTCTACTATAAGAAGCGGCCATCGGGCTACGACAAGATGGAGCCCTGCGGCAGCGTGGTGATCGAGGACGATGTGGAGATCGGCGCGCTCAGCACGATCGATCGCGGTGTGAGCGCCGATACGCGGATCGGCCGCGGCACCAAGATGGACAACCACGTGCAGGTGGGCCACGACACGCGCATCGGCGAGCACTGCCTCTTCGCCGCGCACGTGGCCATCGCCGGGGCCTGCGTGATCGAGGATGGCGTCACGCTCTGGGGCCAGGTGGGCATACCGAGCAAATTGCGCGTGGGCAAGGGCGCGGTGATCCTCGGCCAGAGCGGCATCCTCACCGATGCCGAAGCGGGCAAGACCTATCTGGGATCACCTGCACGCGAGGCGAAGCAAATGATGCGCGAGATCAGCCTGCGGGCCAAACTGCCGGAGATCGCCAAGAAGCTAGGCATCTGA
- the efp gene encoding elongation factor P, which produces MASTSDVNIGSYIRFNNDICQIMEWQHRTPGNLRAFYQGKMRNLRNGKLNEHRWRSGETMEVLRVEVHELQYLYREGDNLVCMDRETFDQKYIPVSLFGDAMSYLKEEMVVQIGFESETPIFARPPKVVELLVTEAEHAVKGDTSNKVMKQAKLETGAAITVPIFVDAGTMIRVDTETGEYLDRVKK; this is translated from the coding sequence ATGGCCTCCACCTCCGACGTGAACATCGGATCGTACATCCGCTTCAACAACGACATCTGCCAGATCATGGAATGGCAGCACCGCACCCCGGGCAACCTGCGCGCCTTCTACCAGGGCAAGATGCGCAACCTTCGCAACGGCAAGCTCAACGAGCATCGCTGGCGCAGCGGAGAGACCATGGAGGTGCTGCGCGTGGAGGTTCATGAGCTTCAATACCTCTATCGCGAAGGCGACAACCTGGTGTGCATGGACCGGGAGACCTTCGACCAGAAGTACATCCCGGTGTCGCTCTTCGGCGATGCCATGAGCTACCTGAAGGAGGAGATGGTGGTGCAGATCGGCTTCGAGAGCGAAACGCCGATCTTCGCTCGTCCGCCAAAGGTGGTGGAGCTGCTGGTCACCGAGGCCGAGCACGCCGTGAAGGGCGATACCAGCAACAAGGTGATGAAACAGGCCAAGCTCGAGACCGGCGCCGCCATCACCGTGCCCATCTTCGTTGATGCCGGCACCATGATCCGTGTGGATACCGAGACCGGCGAGTACCTGGATCGGGTGAAGAAATAG
- a CDS encoding NUDIX hydrolase: MEERGPWKTLKAEERYATPWISVSHHEIIDPGGREGIYGVVHFRNLAVGIIPLDADGNTWIVGQYRYPINAYSWEIIEGGSPRDQPPIEGAVRELREEAGIMAEHWTEVLRMDLSNSASDEEAIIYVAQGLTFFEPEPDHNEQLEIRKLPFRELVAMVVRGELRDSLTVAGVLKVDCLLRDGSLTLQK; this comes from the coding sequence ATGGAGGAACGAGGCCCTTGGAAGACCCTTAAGGCGGAGGAGCGCTACGCCACGCCGTGGATCAGCGTCAGCCACCACGAGATCATCGATCCTGGTGGTCGCGAGGGCATCTACGGCGTGGTGCATTTCCGCAACCTGGCAGTGGGCATCATCCCGCTCGATGCCGATGGCAATACTTGGATCGTGGGTCAGTACCGATACCCGATCAACGCTTACAGCTGGGAGATCATTGAGGGTGGCTCGCCGCGCGACCAGCCGCCGATCGAGGGCGCGGTTCGCGAATTGCGCGAAGAGGCAGGCATCATGGCCGAGCATTGGACCGAGGTGCTGCGCATGGACCTGAGCAACAGCGCCAGCGACGAGGAGGCGATCATCTATGTGGCGCAGGGGCTCACCTTTTTTGAGCCTGAGCCTGACCACAACGAGCAGCTCGAGATCCGCAAGCTGCCCTTCCGTGAGCTCGTGGCCATGGTCGTGCGCGGCGAATTGCGCGACAGCCTCACCGTGGCAGGCGTGCTGAAAGTGGATTGCCTGCTGCGCGATGGCAGCCTCACGCTTCAGAAGTAG
- a CDS encoding DUF2279 domain-containing protein encodes MPQIPNSFTGLLAVLIGACASASPCAAQADASSMQSVDRRRCRCLAFSSGGAVAGATAALIALDQAWYAQYEREPFHSFDDSDEWLQMDKTGHLLSGYMLGAWGHAAMKHCGTGDRSARWVGGSVGLAFMTGIEILDGTSSGWGFSWSDMAANAVGAGLFIAQDAIWHEQRIMPKISLRLTPYASQRPDLLGEGVADRLLKDYNGVTLWLSFNLKELSGESILPPWMALAVGYGAEGMVSAHPELQIGGDPVFRQFYLAPDIDLTRIRTRSKLLRTLLFMANSIKVPMPALEYRSNGVWKGHWLYF; translated from the coding sequence TTGCCTCAGATCCCGAACTCCTTCACAGGCCTCTTGGCGGTGCTCATCGGCGCCTGTGCGAGCGCGTCTCCATGCGCGGCGCAGGCCGATGCGTCTTCAATGCAGAGCGTTGACCGGCGGCGCTGCCGTTGCCTGGCTTTCTCATCGGGTGGAGCGGTCGCGGGCGCCACGGCTGCATTGATCGCTTTGGATCAAGCCTGGTATGCGCAATATGAGCGGGAGCCCTTTCACAGTTTCGATGACAGTGACGAATGGCTGCAGATGGATAAGACCGGCCATCTGCTGAGCGGCTACATGCTCGGCGCTTGGGGCCATGCGGCCATGAAGCATTGCGGCACCGGCGATCGGAGCGCGCGTTGGGTCGGCGGTTCCGTTGGACTGGCGTTCATGACCGGCATCGAAATACTCGACGGCACCTCATCGGGTTGGGGCTTCTCGTGGAGCGACATGGCGGCAAACGCTGTTGGCGCTGGTCTTTTCATCGCACAGGATGCGATCTGGCACGAACAGCGGATCATGCCGAAGATCTCCCTGCGACTTACGCCTTATGCCTCGCAACGCCCCGACCTTCTAGGCGAAGGCGTTGCCGACCGCCTGCTGAAGGACTACAATGGCGTCACGCTCTGGTTGAGCTTCAACCTGAAGGAACTGAGCGGGGAGAGTATCCTTCCGCCGTGGATGGCTCTGGCTGTCGGTTATGGCGCCGAAGGGATGGTGAGCGCGCATCCGGAACTGCAGATCGGCGGTGATCCGGTGTTCCGGCAATTCTACCTGGCGCCCGACATCGATCTCACCCGCATCCGCACGCGGAGCAAGCTGTTGCGCACCCTGCTCTTCATGGCCAACAGCATCAAGGTACCCATGCCTGCACTGGAGTACCGCAGCAATGGCGTGTGGAAGGGGCACTGGCTCTACTTCTGA
- a CDS encoding FG-GAP repeat protein: MLTSRSILSIAAILCGSPFLLLAQDAELDRISASWIEAHQLRIHPSGNGADFLAVNQQLGQQARIDAGGFLVETLGTECRADGLRVLGHGREGTKLHAWSAQRREVDDAMLEYFGDGLSVQYVHDQAGLRQNFVIHERPEGCGRVQVGLAVAGDSESRLSTDDELRFIGEDGSVRLIYSGLRVWDACGKALHARITAETDRVWIAVDDRDARYPVTIDPVAAVPTLLLVNPLANGQFSLSLRTAGDLNGDGYSDVVVSAPSGSMGETNEGVVFVYYGSPSGISSAPNVTLQSNQVSSQFGYSVGTAGDVNGDGYGDLLVGASSWESAAAENQEGAVFVFHGSAAGIGTVANYILQPNATNQFMGFSVSCAGDLNNDGYSDVVIGSPYAYYPTSLEGCAWVFLGGATGLNPVFHKRLERNQGAAQFGNAVAGLGDVNGDGYSDIGVAGFRFDLNGTDDGIVCVYHGSAVGIAGGANPAPNSIINAFAHVSNMGWSLASAGDVNGDGYSDMIVGDWRGGASGAPVQAGNMLVYHGSAAGIQAAPATVLSYTQANAWFGRSVSCAGDVNGDGYADVLVGATTFTGGQASEGAGFLFLGSPAGIPTSFTTRYEYNITGANMGESVSGAGDVNGDGYSDFLIGMKLYGVSGGALMYHGGASNVSTVASVSAASGQAGARMGESVADAGDVNGDGFSDVIIGAPEASNGQAGEGLAHVHYGSAAGIGATPDLILEGNVAGARFGASVATAGDVNGDGYADVIVGAPLSGNGRAYVYHGSGGGLSTTPALVLTGSAGSELGFGACTAGDVNSDGFADVVVGAPGLATAFIHLGTASGTDPAPVATLLGPAGSRFGAAVSTAGDVNGSGYSDVIVGAPLMSNGQANEGGAFVYHGHQFGLNTTPAIQLEPNLANALFGTTVAGCGDMTGDGFYEVVVGAPAWANGQAGEGGAFIYRGTATGTTTAGMITVQPNQVNAGLGTSVDEGGDMNGDGYADVVIGAPFYSNGHAAEGRAYVIEGSPAGIGAITSVESNVPGWNLGISVAGGGDTDGDGYSDLIAGAPSAAPAFSNEGAFYLHRGNQALSLSRLTRQLATDLVSPLSTNSFDPLLPDWFGIGHRVKSPIQRTPARLRWEVVFEGQPFSGAPITNSMGFTSVSAAWTNLPLTGGEIKELVYKTPGHMRYKWRVRAEYPQNKLIDGQRFGRWHYGYASGFGDIGILPVELLSFTGRAEAGGDLLEWVTASEQGVSAFEIERSLEADRGFDAIGYVDAVGTSSAPVSYRHLHAAGSNGLRYYRLRIVDRDGSGQFSPVVAIRGGHGMSAAWPNPAIDHVDWLVPAGRWRVMDPVGRLVAEGRADETGRIRIDMASWPAGCYALQAIDADGQVHSSTSVIKR; the protein is encoded by the coding sequence TTGCTCACAAGCCGCTCCATCCTTTCCATCGCGGCGATCCTTTGCGGATCGCCTTTTCTTCTTCTGGCGCAGGATGCGGAATTGGACCGGATTTCCGCATCGTGGATCGAGGCGCACCAGCTCCGGATCCACCCTTCGGGCAACGGTGCCGATTTCCTGGCCGTGAATCAGCAACTCGGCCAGCAAGCCAGGATCGATGCAGGCGGTTTCTTGGTGGAGACCTTGGGCACGGAATGCCGAGCCGATGGATTGCGCGTGCTCGGACACGGTCGCGAGGGCACGAAGCTCCATGCGTGGAGCGCGCAACGGCGCGAGGTCGATGATGCGATGCTGGAGTACTTCGGCGATGGGCTCAGCGTGCAGTACGTGCATGACCAGGCCGGGCTTCGGCAGAATTTCGTGATCCACGAGCGCCCGGAGGGATGCGGGCGGGTACAGGTCGGATTGGCCGTGGCAGGCGATTCGGAATCCCGTCTTTCGACGGATGACGAACTGCGGTTCATCGGAGAGGATGGCAGCGTGCGCCTCATCTACAGTGGGCTCAGGGTCTGGGACGCCTGCGGGAAGGCGCTCCATGCCCGCATCACTGCGGAAACGGACCGGGTGTGGATCGCGGTCGATGATCGGGACGCGCGCTATCCGGTCACCATCGATCCGGTGGCTGCCGTTCCTACCCTGCTGCTGGTGAACCCGCTCGCAAACGGCCAGTTCAGCCTCTCGCTGCGCACGGCTGGCGACCTGAATGGCGATGGGTACAGCGATGTGGTCGTTTCCGCACCAAGCGGGTCGATGGGCGAGACGAATGAAGGCGTGGTATTCGTCTACTACGGCAGCCCCTCCGGTATCAGCTCGGCGCCTAACGTCACCCTGCAATCCAATCAGGTTTCCTCGCAGTTCGGTTATTCGGTGGGCACCGCGGGCGATGTGAACGGCGATGGCTATGGCGATCTGCTCGTGGGCGCCAGCAGCTGGGAGAGTGCTGCGGCCGAGAACCAGGAAGGTGCCGTGTTCGTGTTCCACGGTTCGGCTGCCGGCATCGGAACCGTGGCGAATTACATCTTGCAGCCGAATGCCACCAATCAGTTCATGGGCTTCAGCGTCTCATGCGCCGGAGACCTGAACAACGACGGGTACAGCGATGTGGTGATCGGGTCGCCCTACGCGTATTACCCCACTTCGCTTGAGGGCTGTGCGTGGGTCTTCCTCGGCGGCGCCACCGGCTTGAACCCCGTGTTCCACAAGCGCCTCGAGCGCAATCAGGGCGCCGCGCAATTCGGGAACGCCGTGGCAGGCCTCGGCGATGTGAATGGCGATGGCTACAGCGACATCGGAGTGGCGGGCTTCCGCTTCGACCTCAATGGCACCGACGATGGCATCGTTTGCGTGTACCACGGGAGCGCCGTGGGCATCGCCGGTGGCGCCAACCCGGCGCCGAATTCGATCATCAATGCCTTCGCGCATGTGAGCAACATGGGCTGGAGCCTCGCCAGCGCCGGTGATGTGAATGGCGATGGCTACAGCGACATGATCGTGGGCGATTGGCGCGGTGGGGCCAGCGGGGCTCCGGTACAGGCTGGCAACATGCTGGTGTACCACGGGTCGGCTGCGGGAATCCAGGCGGCACCCGCCACCGTGCTCTCCTACACCCAAGCCAATGCTTGGTTCGGCCGCAGCGTCTCGTGCGCCGGCGATGTGAACGGCGATGGATATGCCGATGTGCTGGTGGGCGCCACCACCTTCACAGGCGGGCAAGCGTCAGAGGGCGCGGGCTTCCTCTTCCTTGGCTCGCCTGCTGGGATCCCGACGTCCTTCACCACGCGGTACGAATACAACATCACGGGCGCCAACATGGGCGAGAGCGTGAGCGGGGCCGGTGATGTGAACGGCGATGGCTACAGTGACTTCCTCATCGGCATGAAGCTCTACGGTGTTTCCGGCGGGGCACTCATGTATCACGGCGGCGCCAGCAATGTGTCGACAGTTGCAAGCGTCTCAGCAGCCTCGGGCCAAGCCGGTGCGCGCATGGGCGAATCGGTCGCTGATGCCGGCGATGTGAACGGCGATGGCTTCAGCGACGTGATCATCGGGGCGCCCGAAGCGAGCAACGGGCAGGCCGGCGAGGGTTTGGCGCATGTTCACTATGGCAGTGCCGCTGGCATTGGGGCAACGCCGGACTTGATCCTCGAAGGGAATGTGGCCGGAGCGCGTTTTGGCGCATCGGTGGCCACCGCCGGCGACGTGAACGGCGATGGTTACGCCGATGTGATCGTGGGTGCGCCGCTCAGCGGCAACGGCAGGGCCTACGTTTACCACGGTTCGGGCGGCGGGTTGAGCACGACGCCTGCCTTGGTGCTCACCGGATCAGCCGGTTCGGAGCTGGGCTTCGGGGCGTGTACGGCCGGCGATGTGAATTCCGACGGTTTCGCCGATGTGGTGGTGGGCGCCCCCGGTCTGGCAACCGCCTTCATTCATCTCGGCACGGCCAGCGGTACCGATCCGGCGCCAGTCGCCACCCTGCTCGGCCCGGCCGGCTCCCGCTTCGGAGCGGCGGTGAGCACGGCAGGCGATGTGAACGGTTCCGGGTACAGCGATGTGATCGTGGGCGCGCCCTTGATGAGCAACGGACAGGCGAACGAGGGCGGCGCCTTCGTTTATCACGGCCACCAATTCGGGCTGAACACGACACCGGCCATCCAGCTCGAGCCGAACCTCGCGAACGCGCTCTTCGGCACCACCGTGGCCGGCTGCGGCGACATGACGGGCGATGGCTTCTATGAGGTGGTGGTGGGCGCACCCGCATGGGCCAACGGACAAGCAGGTGAAGGCGGAGCATTCATCTATCGCGGCACTGCAACTGGCACCACCACGGCAGGCATGATCACCGTGCAGCCCAATCAGGTGAATGCCGGCCTTGGCACGTCGGTCGATGAAGGTGGTGACATGAACGGCGACGGATATGCCGATGTGGTGATCGGCGCACCGTTCTACTCGAATGGGCACGCCGCGGAGGGGCGCGCGTACGTGATCGAGGGATCACCAGCGGGCATCGGCGCGATCACCAGCGTCGAAAGCAACGTGCCGGGCTGGAACCTCGGGATCAGCGTGGCCGGTGGTGGTGATACCGATGGCGATGGCTATTCCGACCTGATCGCAGGCGCGCCGAGCGCCGCGCCGGCATTCTCGAATGAAGGCGCGTTCTATCTGCATCGCGGCAACCAAGCTTTGAGCCTTTCGCGCCTGACGCGCCAATTGGCCACTGACCTGGTGAGCCCGCTCTCCACCAACAGCTTCGACCCATTGCTGCCTGATTGGTTCGGCATCGGCCACCGCGTGAAGAGCCCGATCCAGCGCACCCCCGCGCGCTTGCGCTGGGAGGTGGTCTTCGAGGGCCAGCCATTCAGCGGTGCACCCATCACCAATAGCATGGGCTTCACGAGCGTGAGTGCGGCTTGGACGAACCTTCCTTTGACAGGGGGCGAGATCAAGGAACTCGTTTACAAGACGCCGGGGCACATGCGCTACAAATGGCGCGTGCGGGCGGAGTACCCGCAGAACAAGCTCATCGATGGGCAGCGCTTCGGCCGCTGGCATTACGGGTATGCATCCGGCTTCGGGGACATCGGCATCCTTCCGGTTGAGTTGCTCTCGTTCACCGGGCGGGCCGAAGCCGGCGGCGATCTGCTCGAATGGGTCACGGCATCGGAGCAAGGGGTGAGCGCATTCGAGATCGAGCGGTCGTTGGAAGCGGACCGCGGCTTCGATGCGATCGGTTATGTGGATGCCGTCGGCACGAGCAGCGCGCCGGTTTCGTACCGGCATCTGCACGCGGCGGGAAGCAATGGCTTGCGCTACTATCGCTTGCGGATCGTTGACCGTGATGGTTCCGGGCAGTTCTCGCCGGTCGTGGCCATTCGCGGTGGGCATGGCATGTCGGCGGCGTGGCCGAATCCCGCCATTGATCACGTGGATTGGCTGGTGCCCGCAGGCCGATGGCGCGTGATGGATCCCGTTGGCCGCCTGGTGGCCGAGGGCCGCGCGGATGAGACCGGAAGGATCCGGATCGATATGGCCTCTTGGCCGGCCGGTTGTTACGCGCTGCAGGCCATCGATGCCGATGGCCAGGTGCACTCCTCCACCTCCGTGATCAAGCGCTGA
- a CDS encoding phosphoglucomutase/phosphomannomutase family protein, producing the protein MTKIKFGTDGWRAIIAQEFTVDNVARVSVAVADWVLKKQPGNTRIVLGHDCRFGGALFAETCAKVFVSRGIEVHLAEGFVSTPMISLGAQRVQAGMGVVLTASHNPPSYNGYKLKGIHGGPLIPEEVQEVEDMIPAAHGIDLSSINLDEARAKGLLKSIDLETMYVDHVEKSFDMKAIRECGMRWGYDAMYGAGQNVMRRILPKATFLHCDYNPSFMGQAPEPIHKNLGEFSALIKQGGIDCGLATDGDADRIGLYNGRGEFIDSHHIILLLIHYLVKYKKFTGKVVVAVSTTPKVKKLCEHYGLEYRVTKIGFKWISGIMITEDVLLGGEESGGIAIKGHIPERDGIWMGLTIWEFMAKSGKTLDELIAEVYAIVGPFAYERNDLHISEALKQQVLKDCDSYARFGDLEVRRVETIDGHKFHFDGEQWLMIRASGTEPVLRCYAESSTMAGAQAILAACKKTIGA; encoded by the coding sequence ATGACCAAGATCAAATTCGGCACCGACGGCTGGCGCGCCATCATCGCGCAGGAATTCACGGTTGACAATGTGGCGCGCGTGAGCGTGGCCGTAGCGGATTGGGTGCTGAAGAAGCAGCCCGGCAACACCCGCATCGTGCTGGGCCACGATTGCCGCTTCGGCGGGGCGCTCTTCGCCGAGACCTGCGCCAAGGTGTTCGTGAGCCGCGGCATCGAAGTGCACCTGGCCGAAGGCTTCGTGAGCACACCGATGATCTCGCTCGGCGCGCAGCGCGTGCAGGCCGGCATGGGCGTGGTGCTCACCGCCAGCCACAATCCGCCCAGCTACAACGGCTACAAGCTGAAGGGCATCCACGGCGGCCCACTGATCCCCGAAGAGGTGCAGGAGGTGGAGGACATGATCCCCGCTGCGCACGGCATCGACCTCTCCTCAATCAATCTCGATGAGGCGCGCGCGAAGGGCCTGCTGAAGTCGATCGACCTCGAGACCATGTACGTGGATCACGTGGAGAAGAGCTTCGACATGAAGGCCATCCGCGAATGCGGCATGCGCTGGGGCTACGATGCCATGTATGGCGCTGGACAGAACGTGATGCGGCGCATCCTGCCGAAAGCCACCTTCCTCCATTGCGACTACAACCCCTCGTTCATGGGCCAGGCGCCGGAGCCCATCCACAAGAACCTCGGCGAATTCAGCGCGCTGATCAAGCAAGGCGGGATTGATTGCGGACTGGCCACCGACGGCGACGCCGACCGCATCGGCCTGTACAATGGACGCGGTGAGTTCATCGACTCGCACCACATCATCCTGCTGCTCATCCATTACCTGGTGAAATACAAGAAGTTCACCGGTAAGGTGGTGGTGGCCGTGAGCACCACGCCGAAGGTGAAGAAGCTCTGCGAGCACTACGGCCTCGAGTACCGCGTGACCAAGATCGGCTTCAAGTGGATCAGCGGCATCATGATCACCGAGGACGTGCTGCTGGGCGGTGAGGAGAGCGGCGGCATCGCGATCAAGGGCCACATCCCCGAGCGCGATGGCATCTGGATGGGCCTCACCATCTGGGAATTCATGGCCAAGAGCGGCAAGACCCTCGACGAGCTGATTGCCGAGGTGTACGCCATCGTGGGGCCCTTCGCCTACGAGCGTAACGACCTCCACATCAGCGAGGCGCTGAAACAGCAGGTGCTCAAGGACTGCGACAGCTACGCGCGCTTCGGCGACCTGGAAGTGCGCCGCGTGGAGACCATTGACGGCCACAAGTTCCACTTCGATGGCGAGCAATGGCTCATGATCCGCGCGAGCGGCACCGAACCAGTGCTTCGCTGCTACGCGGAATCGAGCACCATGGCCGGCGCGCAGGCGATCCTCGCAGCGTGCAAGAAGACGATCGGCGCCTGA
- the mltG gene encoding endolytic transglycosylase MltG, translated as MAKRKGKWLVAGAVLAAAAGLAVFVAWHEVMGPSTRFADESRVLLIPTGSDLRTAMDSLGRIEAVHDERAAELLLKRGTIRPGRYRVKKDMNLRAIARMLHAGEQEPVRITFSNVDHLQELSGRLGRALEPDSVAFLRAFLDPDQQREAGLSDATMISLFLPNTYELWWTTTPEQFIARMRKEHVAFWNESRRERLAALKLSAAEASTLASIVQAETVKMADAPTIAGVYLNRLRIGMPLQADPTLKFALGTGEVQRLLNRDKEVDSPYNTYRYTGLPPGPINMPEPRFIDAVLSAPKHDYLYFCARADLSGYSDFARTYDQHLVNARRYQKALNARKIYR; from the coding sequence ATGGCGAAGCGCAAAGGCAAATGGCTGGTGGCCGGTGCGGTCCTGGCGGCTGCGGCTGGCCTAGCGGTTTTCGTGGCGTGGCATGAGGTGATGGGCCCATCGACGCGCTTCGCGGACGAGAGCCGCGTGCTGTTGATCCCCACCGGATCGGATCTTCGAACGGCCATGGACAGCTTGGGACGCATTGAGGCGGTGCACGATGAACGCGCGGCGGAACTGTTGCTGAAGCGTGGCACCATCAGGCCCGGCCGCTACCGCGTGAAGAAGGACATGAACCTGCGCGCCATCGCTCGCATGCTGCATGCCGGTGAGCAGGAGCCCGTGCGCATCACCTTCAGCAATGTGGATCACCTGCAGGAATTGTCGGGACGATTAGGACGCGCGCTGGAGCCGGACTCCGTTGCCTTCCTGAGGGCTTTCCTTGACCCCGACCAGCAACGCGAGGCGGGGCTGAGCGACGCCACCATGATCAGCCTGTTCCTGCCCAACACCTACGAGTTGTGGTGGACCACCACGCCCGAGCAGTTCATCGCGCGCATGCGGAAGGAACACGTTGCCTTCTGGAACGAGAGCAGGCGCGAGCGGCTCGCCGCATTGAAGCTCTCGGCTGCCGAAGCCAGCACGTTGGCCAGCATCGTGCAGGCCGAAACGGTGAAGATGGCCGATGCGCCCACGATCGCTGGCGTGTATCTCAACCGCCTGCGCATCGGCATGCCGCTTCAAGCCGACCCGACGCTCAAGTTCGCATTGGGAACCGGCGAGGTGCAACGCTTGCTCAATCGCGACAAGGAGGTGGATTCACCTTACAACACGTACCGCTACACCGGCCTGCCGCCGGGGCCCATCAACATGCCGGAGCCGCGCTTCATCGATGCCGTGCTCAGCGCGCCCAAGCACGATTACCTCTATTTCTGCGCACGCGCCGACCTGAGCGGCTACAGCGATTTCGCGCGCACTTACGATCAGCACCTGGTGAATGCGCGCCGTTACCAGAAGGCGCTGAACGCGCGGAAGATCTACAGGTGA
- the dapF gene encoding diaminopimelate epimerase, translating to MLLAFSKWHGTGNDFILVDDRTGDFPASDLELVRRLCDRHFGIGSDGLILVQGPREAGMDFHMEFFNPDGSKSFCGNGSRCAFAAWSALQGRLERARFTAIDGAHEGAWHGEDVAVTLGYVPYVSQGDDHDFIHNGSPHEIVRVADVDAVEIMVDGPKRAHHERRGSGGTNVNYMRVAEGVIRMRTFERGVEAETLSCGTGVVAAALSAMARREAQSPARVITRGGHLMVEAERVDREGWGKIRLIGPAVRVFEGSITI from the coding sequence ATGCTCCTAGCCTTCTCCAAGTGGCACGGCACCGGCAACGACTTCATCCTGGTGGATGATCGCACGGGAGATTTCCCAGCGAGCGATCTCGAACTCGTGCGCCGCCTCTGCGACCGCCACTTCGGCATCGGCAGCGATGGGCTGATCCTGGTGCAGGGGCCGCGCGAAGCGGGCATGGACTTCCACATGGAGTTCTTCAACCCTGATGGGAGCAAGAGCTTCTGCGGCAACGGCAGCCGCTGCGCCTTCGCGGCGTGGAGCGCGTTGCAGGGCCGCTTGGAGCGCGCGCGCTTCACCGCGATCGATGGCGCGCATGAGGGCGCGTGGCACGGCGAGGACGTGGCGGTGACGCTCGGTTACGTGCCTTACGTGTCGCAAGGCGACGACCACGATTTCATCCACAACGGGTCGCCGCACGAGATCGTGCGCGTGGCCGATGTGGATGCGGTGGAGATCATGGTGGATGGACCGAAGCGCGCGCACCATGAGCGGCGCGGCTCCGGCGGCACCAATGTGAACTACATGCGCGTGGCCGAAGGCGTGATCCGCATGCGCACCTTCGAGCGCGGCGTAGAAGCGGAAACTTTGAGCTGCGGCACGGGCGTGGTGGCGGCGGCACTGAGCGCGATGGCCCGGCGGGAAGCGCAATCGCCGGCACGGGTGATCACGCGCGGCGGCCACTTGATGGTTGAAGCCGAGCGCGTGGATCGCGAAGGCTGGGGAAAGATCAGGCTCATCGGCCCGGCCGTGCGCGTGTTCGAGGGCAGCATCACGATCTGA